Below is a window of Tolypothrix bouteillei VB521301 DNA.
GTAGATTATTTCTCGACACTTGGCTATCAACCGGGTATTGCAGCATTGGCAGCGGGTGCGCTCTCTCCCCTTGCCACCCTCATTCTAGTTCTGCTAACACTCTTTGGCGCGTTGCCGATCTACCGACGCGTTGCTGCTCAAAGCCCCAATGGTGAAGGGTCGATCGCAATGCTCGCCCACTTCCTTCCCTGGTGGCAAGGTAAATTCCTCGTGCTGTGTCTGCTTGGCTTTGTGGCAACAGACTTCATCATCACCATTACTCTCTCTGCAGCTGATGCTACAGCTCATATCATTGAAAACCCCCTCGTACCAAGTTGGTTTCACAATCAAGCGCTCGCTATTACTTTATTACTTGTGGCAATGCTGGGCGCAGTGTTTCTGAGAGGTTTCCGAGAAGCGATCGGTATTGCAGTCTTTCTAGTTATCGTTTATCTATCATTAAACTTAGTTGTCATTGGCGTCGGTGTATATCAAATCTTAAATCGCCCATCGGTTATTACAGACTGGCAAACTACACTTTTTGCAACCCATCACAACCCCATACTCATGCTTGGGGTAGCCATTTTGCTATTTCCAGAATTAGCATTGGGATTATCCGGATTTGAGACTGGGGTTGCCGTGATGCCCCTGGTGCAAGGCAGTAGCAAAGATGCTCCAGAACAGCCCAAAGGTCGCATTCGCAATACCTATAAGTTGCTCACATCTGCTGCATTAATCATGAGCTTCTTTTTACTTGCTAGCAGCTTGATAACCACTTTACTGATTCAACCAGAAGAATTTAAAGCTGGAGGCAAAGCAAGCGGGCGTGCTCTTGCCTATTTAGCACATACATACCTGGGCAATGGCTTTGGCACACTTTACGATATCAGTACCATCACGATTCTATGGTTTGCAGGTGCATCTGCTATGGCGGGTCTGCTCAATATCGTACCCCGCTATCTACCGAGATACGGTATGGCACCAAGTTGGGCATTAGCATCCAGACCATTGGTATTAGTTTATATGCTAATTGCCTTTGCCGTCACAATTATCTTTAAAGCGAATGTAGAAGCTCAAAGCGGAGCTTATGCTACAGGCGTGCTTGTTTTGATCAGCACAGCAGCATTTGCAGTCACTTTATCAGCCCACCACCGCAGAGCAAAGGGAAAAGTATTTGCTTTTGCAACTATCACACTGGTATTTATATATACGACTGTTGTAAATATTATTGAAAGACCCGAGGGGATTAGAATAGCAACGTTCTTTATCCTTACTATCATCTGCACCTCCTTGATATCACGCGTGTGGCGTTCAACTGAGTTACGCGTGGAGCGCGTTGAACTAGACGAAACCGCTGCTCGCTTTATCACAGAAGAGAGCCGGGGGACGATACGAATTATTGCAAACCGCTTGAATGCTGGCGATGTGCAAGAGTATCTTTTAAAAGAAAAAGAGGTGCGCGAAGACAACCACATTCCACTAACCGATCCCATTCTCTTTTTAGAGGTGTCAGTATCTGATGCTTCAGAGTTTGCAAATATCATCAGAGTCAAAGGAGTGGAAGTTGGTGGCTACCGGATTCTGCGTGCAGACAGTGCTGCTGTACCTAATGCTATTGCTGCTATACTTCTTTATCTTCGCGATCGCACGGGTACGATCCCCCATGCTTATTTTGGTTGGGCAGAGGGTAACCCAATCAAGTACCTACTGCGCTTTATTTTGTTTGGTGAAGGCGATATTCCTGTTGTCACCCGTGAAGTGCTTCGCAAAGCCGAGAAAAACAGCGAGATGCGTCCTGCGATTCATGTTGGAGGGTAGGGTTAATTGCTAAAGGCTAATGGCTAAAGGCTAATAGCTAATGGCTAATGGCTAATGGCTAATGGCTAATGGCTAATGGCTAATGGCTAATACTGAGTCCAGAGAAAGCAGGCGGGTTTCCCGCGCCCTGAGGACTGGCGAACCTGAAGGGCGTATAGCCCTGCGGGCATAGCTTCGCAACGCGTAGCGTCTCCGTAAGGAGATAGGGCTAATGATTAATGGTTAATAAAAACCTGGCAATTAACTATTAGCAATTAGCAATTAGCTATTAGCTATTAGCCTTCGTATAAAGTTGCGCTATCATCTCAGCACGTGATGAGACTGCAAGTTTGCGAAACATCCGCTTGAGAGCCTGCTTTACAGAGTTTTCTGTAATCCATAAAGATGCACCAATCTCCGCGCTGGTCAGTCCCTTTGCAACTAGTTCGGCAATTTGAGCTTCTCTCGGAGTCAGGCGATCGTAATTTAATTCAAAGACAACTGGTTTTGAACGCAACACTGCCAGCCGTGTAGAAAGATGTATACATAAAGCACTTAAATCTGCTAAATCATCTGCATTGAAAGCTGGATCGCTGCGGTGGCGTGTAAAGGCAATTCCCCCTACAAGTTGACCGTTGCTTACAACCGGACCCACCATTACATGCCCGTGATCTGCACGAGGACAAATTTTTTGCCAAACCCCAGGAGGCAAAATCACTTCATCATGCACGGCAGCATGGCGCTTAACCAAATAGCGCAGAACAGGATTATAATCTAACGATAACGCCAGTTTGATGGGGGCTGGAGTGTTGGCATCTACAGCAGGAAACTCATCTAAAAAAGTCAACCCCGAGCGTGTAGCAGCGAAATATTGTCCTACTTTTGCCATGATGGATTGTCGAAGTTCTTGCTCGTTCTGAGCCTGAGCGATCGCATGAAATAATGACTGTAAAGAAGTTACCATAATTCTTACCGAAAATATGGGTCTAAAGCCCCGTGCTTCTAGCACGGCTTTTTCTTTGTCTTTAAACTTCTAATAAGTTCTCTAAGTACATCTGATTTTGTTCTCCCCACAGAATTGCAATACTCTTCGAGTATGAGGAGTTCGTATTCTTCTAACCTGAAATCCAAACGTTTTTTCATAATACTGTACAGACTATTGGTGTACAATATTAGCATGAAAACACTGAAGTTCAAGCTGTACGAACACAAGCGGAATAGATACCTCAAGCGAACGATCAACGCTTCTGGGGCAGTCTATAACCATTGCATTGCTTTGCATCGTCGGTACTACCGAATGTGGGGCAAGCACTTGAGTTGTGCGAAACTTCAATCTCATGTTGCCAAATTGCGGTTCCGCAATCCATTTTGGCAATCGGTAGGCTCTCAGGCAGTACAGGATATCTGTCAGCGCATTGAAAAAGCATACCAATTGTTTTTTAAACATAATCAGAAGGGGGTTCGTCCACCAGGGTTCAAGAAAGTCAAGAAGTACAAATCGTTCACCCTCAAGCAAGCAGGGTATAAGTTTTTAAGTGGCAATAGGGTCAAGATTGGAAAACGAGTTTATCAATTTTGGAAATCCAGAGAGATTGAGGGAACGGTCAAAACACTAACCATTAAACGGACGTCATTGGGTGAATTGTTTATAGTCGTCGTGGTTGACTTCCCAGTTGAACCACAAATCAAATTCACGACTGGTAAGATAGCGGGATTTGATTTTGGTTTAAAAACATTCCTCAGTTGCTCTGATGGCTCTAGCATTGAATCACCACAATTTCTGAAACGGTCTCTCAACGTTATCAAAAAAGCGAGTAAACGACATTCTAAAAAGCTGAAAGGTTCATCCAATCGAGAGCGTGCTAGAAAGAATTTAGTACGCAAGTACGAAGATATAACCAACTCCAGACGCGATTGGTTTTGGAAGTTAGCCCACGACCTAACTAGTAGGTTCGATGTGCTGTGCTTTGAAACGCTCAACCTCAAAGGAATGCAACGCCTTTGGGGACGCAAAATATCGGACTTAGCTTTTGGAGAATTTCTGCAAATCTTGGAATGGGTTGCCAAAAACAAAGGCAAGCAAGTCGTATTTATAGATCGCTGGTATCCCAGCAGCAAAACTTGTTCTCATTGCGGGCATATCCTGGAAAACTTGGATTTATCTATTAGAGAATGGCGTTGCCCGTCCTGTCAGTCTGTGAATGGGCGAGACAAGAACGCCGCCAGGAATATTTGTACAGTTGGGGCATCAACTGTTGGGTTAGACGATGTAAGACGGGCAATGCCTGCAATTGTTGTTTGAGCCTAGAATCCTCACGCCTTTAGGCTGAGGAGTATGTCAATGCTCGTTCTGGCTGTTGCTACTGCGGCAAAGTGTACTCGTTCGAGGTCTATTTATCACTTAGCATAATGTACTATCTTAGCTTTGTGAAAACACAAAAGTGACTTCACAACTCATATCATGTTCGAGTAAATATTGATACTAGGTTTGTAGTTGCGCGTTAGCGCATATGTCGCAACTACGAACCACTTAATTTAAGTCATGAGCCGAACATGGTATTACAGAAGTTTTCAACTCAATGAACCATACTATGCTCTTGTGGGATGGGCGTCCTCAACCGTACTACTTTGTATGGTCTATTAATTTGAAAATTGTTGTAATTGAAACTTTACTTGAGTTTGCTTCAAATGAATACTCAAAATTCAAACAAACTACAAATTGGTATCTTTATCAGCCCCAACTGCTATATTCCAGACATCATTGGAGTCTATACCGTATTTAGCGTTGTTCCGGATTGTGATATCCACTTTATTTGGGAAAATACAGATCTCATTGTCGGGTATCCAAATTTTCCGATGCACGCTACAACAACCTTTGCGGAATGCCCGTCAGATCTTGATGTCCTCTGTATTGGAGCTTCTACAGGCATATTGTCAGATGAGGCTTTAGAATTCCTAGTAGACCGAGGCAATAAAGCGAAGTACTTAATTGGAATCTGCGGTGGTAGCCTCATGTTGGCTGCTGTAGGTTTGCTAAAAGGGTATCGCGCTACAGCAACTTTCTCACTCGTTGAAGAACTCCGTCATTTTGGGGCGATTCCAGTGACGGGGGGTGAAGTTGTCGCAGACAGAAATCGAATCACAGCAAGCCCAGTTTCTGGTTCATTTGATGCTGCGTTAATTGTTTTAGGAAAGCTACGCGGTGAGGATGCTGGCAAAGAAGTGGAATTGACGATTGAGTATGCACCTCACCCACCCTACGGTACGGGTAGTCCAGAATTGGCAGGGCATGAACTCACTCAAAAGGTGCTTCAAAAGTACGCAGTAGCTTTTGATGAATTCCGCAAAGTCGCACGACAGGTATCAGAACGTTTAGCAGGTGTGGAAGTTTGAGTTCATGTGCGGGCAAGGACGCCCGCACCACAGTCAACTCGAAGTCTGCCTTCCTTAACGATCGTGAGCCACCTAATGGAAGAGGTTGTGTCCATAACCTTGTATTCACTTCAGTTTCACCAATCATGGTCGCAGAACTCAACTACAGTTCCATCTTCCATAACAAGGTTATGGACGATAGTACCTTCAAAGTTAACAGTACTAATATTCTTGCCACCACTGAGATTCGCGTTACTCAAACTGGTGTTGATGATCTGAGCACGAAACAAATTGGCATCTCTGAGATCGGCATCTCTCAGGTTGACAGCAGTCATTTCAGCATTAGTCAAGTTAGCACCACTGAAATTAGTACTCCTCAAATTGCAGTTGGTCAATTGGGCACGAGTCAAGTTGGCACTGCTGAGATTAGCATGACTCAGATTGGCACCAGCCAAGTTGGCTTCATACAGGTTGGCACCACTGAGATTAATCCCACTCAAGTCAGCACCGACATAATTGTCATTCCAGGGATCGGAGCCGCTAATATTGACACCTCTAAGATTGAGACCGCTAAAATCTCTCTCCCCAGTAGCATATCTTCTTCTCAATTCTTCTCCATCCATAATTTAACTTCCACATTAATCAACACCTTTAAAGATAACTCACTAAACCTCTGGTCTACCTTATCAAACAAGCTCTAAGAGTGGGTATAAAATTAGAAATAGTTGTTTTTTTGAGCGTTCGAGCTAACTCATTGACTTTTTGACTTTGGATGCAGGAATGACGTGATGACTAAGCTTACTCAATTGATAAAGGCTATCAATGCTAATGACATAGCAACTGTTAAAACTTTAATTAATGAGGGAGTGGAGCTTAACTCTATTTACGATCTACCTCCTTTAGCACGAGCAGCAAGTGTAGGTAATGTAGAAATGGTTAAGTTACTAATCGAAGGTGGTGCCGACGTTAACCTCCAAATGGAAGAAGAAGCAGATACTGCTTTGACGATAGCAGCTCTATACGGTCAAATAGAAGTTGTCAAAATACTTGTTGAAGCAGGTGCAGACGTAAATATAGGAGATTGCTATGGAACCAAAGCTGTTGCTATGGCTGCCAGTAATGGTCATGAAGATGTTTATAATTTCCTGGCTCCATTAACTGTCCCAAAATTTGAACCAGGAGCAACAATCTTAGCAGAAGCAAAGCGTCAAAAACAAAGACGAAACGAAAAAGGAATATGGGTTTATAAAACGGAAGAAAATTCAAGTTGAAATTTAGGCTATCAAAATGAGAGTCCATCCGTAGTAGGTAGAAAATTTGCAAAGCGACTAAATTGGGATTTGAGCTTTCAGAATAGACCATCATTGGAAAATCAGGCTTGGTATAGCCCTATTCAAGACTCAAAAATACCCAAGGGTTTTACCTAAATAGAAGTATGCAATGGCTCAGAAATCTCATCGTAAATTGCAAATGAATAACCAAAAGCAGCAGCCCAGCACTGGTTTCCAAAATCGAAGTGCCACCATTCAAACTCATCAAACCGGAAACCTTCGGCAGACATGGCAGACCTAAGCAATCGGCGATTTGAGCAAATCTCAGCAGATCTTTCCTGCTGCTGTGACTCAAAGTAAAGTGAAGCAGCCTCCGGACCGAAATGGTCAAAATCGGTTCCCATATCAAGTTCTTTACCGTTTTGGTCAACCAGAGTTATATCTACTGCGCCCCCCGTAGAGTGTGGAGGAATCAAATTGATATCTGGGCGAGCAACAAAAATAGTCATCTCCTCATCTAGACGAAGCTTATCCCAATCGGGATGTTCGAACGCAAGCTTGCTCCGGTAATAATCGTAAAGTTTAGCCTGTAATGAGCGCGGTCTCCAAGTATCCCAAATTTTTAACCGATACCTACCAAGATTATCTTGAACGCGCTGAAGTTTATGGGCTACTTGCTCCCGAACAAAGCATACAGGTGAATTGCTTATTCCTTGCTTAAAGTATACTGGATCGAGCACAAAGTTAAACTTTGATAGGTCAATCATAGGCTCGCCGCACTCTTGGATTGGTGTCTGCTGCCAAACGATACGGAATATTGGGTTTTCCCGTATGGTTGCCATATAACTACTTGTTCGGATAGAAGAATTTAAGCGATGGGAAGATGAAGGAAAAATCAATTTATATTACTTAAATCTGGCTAATTCAAGTGTTTTTTTCTCACTTGTAAGAAATCCGGGATAAATACTATTTGGATGGACAGAGGATACCGAGGAGAAGAATTTATGCCTTGGGTGATGGATATGTTTCGCTGGATTGTGGAAATTGTTCTTAGACCGGCTGCCGATCCATTCTACTAAAATTTAAAAACAGGCAAGTAGATAATAATCATCATCCCAATTAAGTGAATTAAATTTTTGCAGCAGAGTATTATCTTGAGCAACAAATATTGAATGTCCGTAATCTACTCTATCTCGATCCAAGCCATAAAACCATTGAGTAGTTAAAAGAATATCATGAAGATATATTAAGTCAGAATAGCTATTACATCCTTCAGTTTTTACAAGCAAACTTTGCAATTTTT
It encodes the following:
- a CDS encoding APC family permease gives rise to the protein MAKPIVLTKRLGRQIVHWLLQEDRKDKDGPYRKEEAHRSHPWWQVMCLTGVDYFSTLGYQPGIAALAAGALSPLATLILVLLTLFGALPIYRRVAAQSPNGEGSIAMLAHFLPWWQGKFLVLCLLGFVATDFIITITLSAADATAHIIENPLVPSWFHNQALAITLLLVAMLGAVFLRGFREAIGIAVFLVIVYLSLNLVVIGVGVYQILNRPSVITDWQTTLFATHHNPILMLGVAILLFPELALGLSGFETGVAVMPLVQGSSKDAPEQPKGRIRNTYKLLTSAALIMSFFLLASSLITTLLIQPEEFKAGGKASGRALAYLAHTYLGNGFGTLYDISTITILWFAGASAMAGLLNIVPRYLPRYGMAPSWALASRPLVLVYMLIAFAVTIIFKANVEAQSGAYATGVLVLISTAAFAVTLSAHHRRAKGKVFAFATITLVFIYTTVVNIIERPEGIRIATFFILTIICTSLISRVWRSTELRVERVELDETAARFITEESRGTIRIIANRLNAGDVQEYLLKEKEVREDNHIPLTDPILFLEVSVSDASEFANIIRVKGVEVGGYRILRADSAAVPNAIAAILLYLRDRTGTIPHAYFGWAEGNPIKYLLRFILFGEGDIPVVTREVLRKAEKNSEMRPAIHVGG
- a CDS encoding LuxR C-terminal-related transcriptional regulator; the protein is MVTSLQSLFHAIAQAQNEQELRQSIMAKVGQYFAATRSGLTFLDEFPAVDANTPAPIKLALSLDYNPVLRYLVKRHAAVHDEVILPPGVWQKICPRADHGHVMVGPVVSNGQLVGGIAFTRHRSDPAFNADDLADLSALCIHLSTRLAVLRSKPVVFELNYDRLTPREAQIAELVAKGLTSAEIGASLWITENSVKQALKRMFRKLAVSSRAEMIAQLYTKANS
- a CDS encoding RNA-guided endonuclease InsQ/TnpB family protein, which encodes MKTLKFKLYEHKRNRYLKRTINASGAVYNHCIALHRRYYRMWGKHLSCAKLQSHVAKLRFRNPFWQSVGSQAVQDICQRIEKAYQLFFKHNQKGVRPPGFKKVKKYKSFTLKQAGYKFLSGNRVKIGKRVYQFWKSREIEGTVKTLTIKRTSLGELFIVVVVDFPVEPQIKFTTGKIAGFDFGLKTFLSCSDGSSIESPQFLKRSLNVIKKASKRHSKKLKGSSNRERARKNLVRKYEDITNSRRDWFWKLAHDLTSRFDVLCFETLNLKGMQRLWGRKISDLAFGEFLQILEWVAKNKGKQVVFIDRWYPSSKTCSHCGHILENLDLSIREWRCPSCQSVNGRDKNAARNICTVGASTVGLDDVRRAMPAIVV
- a CDS encoding DJ-1/PfpI family protein — its product is MNTQNSNKLQIGIFISPNCYIPDIIGVYTVFSVVPDCDIHFIWENTDLIVGYPNFPMHATTTFAECPSDLDVLCIGASTGILSDEALEFLVDRGNKAKYLIGICGGSLMLAAVGLLKGYRATATFSLVEELRHFGAIPVTGGEVVADRNRITASPVSGSFDAALIVLGKLRGEDAGKEVELTIEYAPHPPYGTGSPELAGHELTQKVLQKYAVAFDEFRKVARQVSERLAGVEV
- a CDS encoding pentapeptide repeat-containing protein; this encodes MDGEELRRRYATGERDFSGLNLRGVNISGSDPWNDNYVGADLSGINLSGANLYEANLAGANLSHANLSSANLTRAQLTNCNLRSTNFSGANLTNAEMTAVNLRDADLRDANLFRAQIINTSLSNANLSGGKNISTVNFEGTIVHNLVMEDGTVVEFCDHDW
- a CDS encoding M15 family metallopeptidase; protein product: MATIRENPIFRIVWQQTPIQECGEPMIDLSKFNFVLDPVYFKQGISNSPVCFVREQVAHKLQRVQDNLGRYRLKIWDTWRPRSLQAKLYDYYRSKLAFEHPDWDKLRLDEEMTIFVARPDINLIPPHSTGGAVDITLVDQNGKELDMGTDFDHFGPEAASLYFESQQQERSAEICSNRRLLRSAMSAEGFRFDEFEWWHFDFGNQCWAAAFGYSFAIYDEISEPLHTSI